One Solanum pennellii chromosome 9, SPENNV200 DNA segment encodes these proteins:
- the LOC107031302 gene encoding photosystem II D1 precursor processing protein PSB27-H2, chloroplastic: MAFFIPMNVYPFAISCSSQKIQGTDEYKLQSRSSGILSSKEEGTRRQLLAVGFASPLVSLLTYSCSLTVLPAWAEDQEIQDKDESVVGAIKSLFDPNETTNSGKVLPKAYLNSVREVVKTLRESLKEDPNDMSKFRRTADAAKESIREYLGGWRGQKSVVNEESYVMLEKAIRSLASFYSKAGPSAALPEEVKSEILDDLNKAEEAL, from the exons ATGGCTTTCTTCATTCCAATGAATGTGTATCCATTTGCCATTTCTTGCTCTAGTCAAAAGATTCAAGGGACTGATGAAT ATAAACTACAATCACGGAGTTCTGGTATATTATCATCTAAAGAAGAAGGAACTCGTCGCCAGCTTCTTGCAGTAGGTTTTGCCAGTCCTTTGGTTTCACTTTTAACATACAGCTGCAGCTTAACGGTGCTACCAGCTTGGGCAGAGGATCAAGAGATTCAAGACAAGGATGAAAGTGTGGTTGGGGCTATTAAGTCCTTGTTTGATCCAAATGAGACAACAAACTCAGGAAAAGTCTTACCAAAGGCTTATTTGAACTCTGTAAGAGAGGTGGTGAAGACATTGCGCGAATCATTAAAGGAAGACCCAAACGACATGTCTAAGTTTAGACGAACAGCTGATGCAGCAAAGGAATCCATCAGGGAATACTTGGGTGGATGGAGAGGACAAAAATCAGTAGTCAATGAG GAGTCATATGTTATGCTAGAGAAAGCTATTAGATCTCTGGCCAGTTTTTATTCAAAGGCAGGCCCATCTGCTGCACTTCCAGAAGAGGTAAAGTCAGAGATCTTAGATGATCTGAATAAAGCAGAAGAAGCATTGTAA
- the LOC107031258 gene encoding uncharacterized protein LOC107031258 — MAGGNPPKPSSNKPAPSASHRKSRWESTTGKKPSSDPKTSVAGAGAASGSGDPKSKPSPKPTNPNQPTTPNPKPISKPSPKPDPNAHFGLPPFPFRDPPPPPLYGFHMLERRTIVLADGSVRSYFALPHDYQDFPAFPRPDFRGPPGLGFERQFPDDGFMRNRNPDHWNPLGVEGGRVGDGAMKRKFGDEGKDGLDRLRQQVLEHGNAGPVPPGSSSSYMGRGEEMNRPPKYMRSGGFEGRASRTKHNEVDQSALKKSFLPMVKLIFDTANVKRSYLADGKQGRLQCLACNRTAKDFPDMHSLIMHAYNPDSADSLVDHLAFHKALCVLMGWNYLTPPDHSKSYQMLSADEATANRDDLVLWPPLVIIHNTITGKRDDGRMEGLGNKAMDSYLKGIGFHGGKAKALYSRDGHLGVTLVKFASDQSGLTEAMRLAEYFEKDNHGRNGWARLQPLTLGKDDENNPDLCKYDHRTGEKKRVFYGYLGTVNDLEKVDFDFRKKITIASRLDYKPSG; from the exons ATGGCAGGAGGTAACCCTCCAAAACCCTCCTCCAACAAGCCAGCTCCCTCTGCTTCACACCGGAAATCCCGATGGGAATCTACCACCGGAAAAAAACCTTCTTCCGATCCCAAAACCTCAGTAGCCGGTGCCGGCGCTGCATCCGGATCCGGTGACCCCAAATCGAAGCCCTCTCCAAAACCCACAAACCCAAATCAGCCTACGACTCCAAATCCGAAACCCATTAGCAAACCGTCACCAAAACCCGACCCGAATGCTCACTTTGGCTTGCCCCCTTTCCCTTTTCGTGACCCACCTCCACCCCCTTTATATGGGTTTCACATGCTTGAACGTAGGACCATAGTTCTAGCTGATGGTTCAGTACGGTCTTACTTCGCATTACCCCATGATTATCAGGATTTTCCAGCTTTTCCCCGGCCGGACTTTCGTGGTCCGCCGGGGTTAGGATTTGAGAGGCAGTTTCCGGATGATGGGTTTATGAGGAATAGGAATCCGGATCATTGGAATCCGTTAGGGGTAGAAGGGGGACGTGTTGGTGATGGTGCAATGAAGAGGAAGTTTGGTGACGAGGGAAAGGATGGGCTTGATAGGTTAAGGCAACAAGTGTTGGAACATGGAAATGCTGGTCCGGTTCCGCCCGGGTCAAGTAGTTCGTATATGGGTAGAGGAGAAGAAATGAATAGGCCACCAAAATATATGAGAAGTGGAGGTTTTGAAGGGAGGGCGAGTAGGACTAAGCACAATGAGGTGGATCAAAGTGCATTAAAGAAGTCTTTTTTGCCTATGGTGAAGTTAATTTTTGACACTGCTAATGTCAAAAGGAGTTATTTGGCTGATGGAAAGCAGGGGCGTTTGCAGTGTCTTGCTTGCAACAG GACTGCAAAAGATTTTCCTGATATGCACTCTCTCATTATGCACGCCTACAACCCGGATAGTGCTGATTCACTTGTGGACCATTTGGCCTTCCACAAAGCATTATGTGTTCTGATGGGATGGAACTATTTGACACCTCCTGATCACTCAAAGTCATATCAGATGTTATCTGCTGATGAAGCAACTGCAAACCGAGATGATCTAGTTTTGTGGCCGCCTTTGGTTATAATCCATAACACTATCACAGGAAAACGCGATGATGGGCGCATGGAGGGTTTGGGAAACAAGGCAATGGATAGTTACCTTAAAG GTATTGGATTTCACGGTGGCAAGGCAAAGGCCTTGTATAGCAGAGACGGTCATCTAGGTGTTACCCTGGTTAAGTTTGCAAGTGACCAATCAGGTTTGACGGAAGCCATGCGGTTAGCTGAATATTTTGAGAAAGATAATCATGGGAGAAATGGTTGGGCTCGACTGCAGCCCTTGACTCTAGGCAAGGATGATGAGAACAATCCTGACCTTTGCAAGTATGATCATCGGACTGGAGAAAAGAAGAGGGTCTTCTATGGTTACCTGGGCACTGTTAACGACTTAGAGAAGGTTGATTTCGACTTCCGAAAGAAGATAACCATCGCTAGCCGATTGGATTACAAGCCATCTGGTTAG